In Candidatus Hadarchaeales archaeon, one DNA window encodes the following:
- a CDS encoding diphthine--ammonia ligase codes for MRLAALCSGGKDSALAMWRVVKEGHRIEKVVTLFPRREDSWLFHYPNARLAGLFAECAGFPFLGVESSGEKEKEMEELEEVLRGLEVEGIVSGAVASNYQRKRVDEICRRLGIKALHPLWGESRPSLLRELLEEGFEVMITSVSAEGLGEEWLGRKLDERSVEELLEKSSRYGFDPVGEGGEYETFVLSSPFSKRRIEIVRARKIWKGSSGYLLIEEARII; via the coding sequence ATGAGGCTTGCTGCCCTCTGCTCCGGAGGAAAGGATTCGGCCCTTGCGATGTGGAGGGTGGTAAAGGAAGGTCACAGGATAGAGAAGGTGGTCACCCTCTTTCCCCGCAGGGAGGATTCTTGGCTCTTCCACTATCCCAACGCTAGGTTGGCCGGACTCTTCGCCGAATGTGCCGGTTTTCCCTTCCTAGGGGTGGAAAGCTCCGGGGAAAAGGAAAAGGAGATGGAGGAACTGGAAGAGGTATTAAGGGGTCTCGAAGTGGAGGGAATAGTGAGTGGGGCGGTGGCCTCCAACTACCAGCGCAAGAGGGTGGACGAAATCTGTAGGAGACTGGGAATCAAGGCCCTCCATCCCCTTTGGGGGGAGAGTCGCCCTTCCCTCCTGAGAGAACTCCTCGAAGAGGGTTTCGAGGTGATGATAACCTCCGTTTCGGCCGAGGGATTGGGGGAGGAGTGGCTTGGGAGGAAGTTGGATGAAAGGAGTGTGGAGGAGCTGCTGGAGAAGAGCTCGAGATACGGTTTTGATCCTGTGGGGGAGGGGGGAGAATACGAAACCTTCGTTCTTTCCTCCCCTTTTTCCAAACGCAGGATCGAAATCGTTAGGGCCAGGAAGATATGGAAGGGGAGCAGTGGCTATCTCCTCATAGAGGAGGCTAGGATAATTTGA
- a CDS encoding histone deacetylase, whose translation MTTLLYSQEFLKHHPGRNHPESPRRLRAIVDTLKKEGWWYSSKIKVIHPSPCTEEDLLLVHEPSYLQLLERMEEREMELDSDTPLKKGTLEIAKLAVGAALEAGKGVKSGKWKNAFALLRPPGHHAGRGTGGGFCYFNNIAIMVERMREDLGLRKTLILDLDAHHGNGTQEIFYSDPEVLFLSLHQDPRTLYPWCGFVDELGEGEGEGFNVNVPLPPGSGEGEYAYAMEGIFLPLLEEFKPEMVAVSLGLDPLKEDPLTQLELLPSSYAWLTGMIVEGAKRCGAKVVMVLEGGYAPSSMGKAVVEVVKVLLEERGPPPPPPKEVKAVEELKSLLRNYWKL comes from the coding sequence TTGACCACCCTCCTTTACTCGCAGGAATTCCTGAAACATCATCCTGGCAGAAACCATCCCGAATCCCCGCGCAGGCTTAGGGCCATCGTGGATACGCTGAAAAAGGAGGGATGGTGGTATTCATCCAAAATAAAGGTAATCCATCCCTCCCCCTGCACGGAGGAGGACTTACTGCTGGTCCACGAACCTTCCTACCTACAGCTCCTCGAGAGGATGGAGGAAAGGGAAATGGAACTGGATTCGGACACCCCCCTGAAGAAGGGGACACTGGAAATTGCCAAGTTAGCGGTAGGGGCAGCTCTTGAGGCAGGAAAGGGTGTGAAGTCTGGTAAGTGGAAGAATGCCTTTGCCCTTCTGAGACCTCCAGGACATCACGCGGGTAGGGGTACTGGAGGAGGTTTCTGCTATTTCAACAACATCGCCATAATGGTGGAAAGGATGAGGGAAGATTTGGGGTTGAGGAAAACCCTCATCTTAGATTTGGATGCCCACCATGGAAACGGGACTCAGGAAATTTTCTACAGCGATCCTGAAGTCCTCTTCCTTTCCCTACACCAGGATCCCCGTACCCTCTATCCCTGGTGTGGTTTCGTAGACGAACTGGGAGAAGGTGAAGGAGAGGGATTCAATGTAAACGTCCCTCTCCCTCCTGGAAGTGGAGAAGGGGAATATGCCTACGCGATGGAGGGAATTTTCCTCCCGCTATTGGAAGAATTCAAACCAGAAATGGTAGCGGTTTCCCTTGGGTTGGATCCCTTGAAAGAGGATCCCCTCACCCAACTGGAGCTTCTCCCCTCCTCCTATGCTTGGCTGACGGGGATGATCGTGGAAGGTGCAAAGAGGTGTGGGGCGAAGGTGGTGATGGTGCTGGAAGGTGGCTATGCCCCCTCGAGCATGGGGAAGGCCGTGGTGGAAGTGGTGAAGGTCCTGCTGGAGGAAAGGGGTCCTCCTCCCCCTCCACCCAAGGAAGTAAAGGCTGTGGAGGAGCTCAAGAGTTTACTGCGCAACTATTGGAAGCTCTGA
- a CDS encoding tripartite tricarboxylate transporter permease: protein MEFLLCFLLGMGLGIFAGLLPGIHVNNLTPLIPLLILSLHFPPLAGAMVVVTMAVVQTFISYLPSTFLGVPEEGTALSVLPSHRMVLEGKGYLSLKITTTGCLWGLFMGVLFALLLAEIFGRIYALLNPLIGWILLAVILLMILSEGSLYRMLWSLLIFLLSGALGLLTLDLGGKVLMPLLTGLFGTSVMLESLASRKKLPEQKVEGEFRPSLPPLLSGVGAGIFTGFLPGIGPAEGTVLSQLLTRSKRVEDFLFSVSVVNMVKVLFSFVALYAIGKPRSGAAIAVGELLEMGRGELLSLLGVALLAGALSTLLVLPLGRLVFSKISKVPYRILCLSIFFFILFLTLFLCGPIGLPLLFTATAIGLLPGRVGVRRSHGMGVILLPCTLYFLGLRSL from the coding sequence ATGGAATTTCTTTTGTGCTTCTTGCTGGGGATGGGGCTCGGGATTTTCGCCGGGCTCCTTCCGGGTATACACGTGAACAACCTTACCCCCTTAATACCCCTCCTTATCCTTTCCCTTCACTTTCCACCCCTCGCTGGGGCCATGGTTGTCGTTACCATGGCGGTAGTACAAACCTTCATCAGTTACCTTCCCTCAACCTTCCTTGGAGTTCCTGAAGAGGGTACTGCCCTTTCCGTGCTCCCCTCCCACAGAATGGTGCTGGAAGGAAAGGGTTATCTCTCCCTGAAAATCACAACTACCGGTTGTCTCTGGGGTCTCTTCATGGGCGTGCTCTTCGCCCTGCTCCTAGCGGAAATCTTTGGAAGAATCTATGCGCTCTTGAATCCGCTCATTGGATGGATCTTGCTTGCCGTGATCCTCCTGATGATCCTCTCGGAAGGGAGCCTATACCGCATGCTCTGGTCCCTCCTCATTTTTCTTCTCTCCGGAGCCCTCGGTTTGCTCACGCTCGACCTGGGTGGCAAGGTACTCATGCCCCTCCTAACCGGACTCTTCGGAACTAGCGTGATGCTGGAGAGTCTTGCCTCGAGAAAGAAGCTACCAGAACAGAAAGTAGAAGGGGAATTCAGACCTTCCCTTCCACCCCTCCTCTCGGGAGTGGGGGCCGGAATCTTCACGGGCTTCCTTCCAGGAATAGGGCCCGCCGAGGGAACGGTGCTCTCCCAGCTACTCACCCGCTCGAAGAGGGTGGAGGACTTCCTCTTCTCGGTGAGCGTGGTCAACATGGTGAAGGTACTCTTTTCCTTCGTGGCCCTCTACGCCATAGGCAAACCTAGGAGTGGAGCAGCGATAGCAGTGGGGGAGCTCCTAGAGATGGGAAGGGGAGAACTCCTCTCCCTTCTAGGCGTGGCATTGCTGGCTGGTGCTCTCTCCACCCTCTTGGTCCTTCCCCTGGGAAGGCTGGTTTTCTCCAAAATCTCAAAAGTTCCCTACAGGATCCTCTGCCTTTCCATTTTCTTCTTCATCCTTTTCCTCACCCTTTTCCTCTGTGGTCCAATCGGTTTACCCCTCCTCTTCACGGCCACTGCCATAGGCCTTCTCCCTGGAAGGGTGGGAGTAAGGAGATCCCACGGAATGGGGGTAATCCTCCTTCCCTGTACGCTCTATTTCCTCGGCCTTAGGAGTTTGTAA